One Burkholderia gladioli genomic window, GCTCCAGGCGATTTCTCCCGGATTTTCCGCCGCGTCCGCTTTCCTGTTCCGAATTGAATTGCCGATCCCGTGCGAGGTATTGCACGGGATTTTTTCATTCCCGAATTATTTCGGATCCTGAATCGGATATTTGCGTTGCATGCTTTTTGTTATGTGCTTCGCGTGAAAGTAAAAAATAAGGCGAATTGATATCGCGAATGGGCGGCTTGCGATGCCTCGATCCGGTATCTCATGCCGATGCGCACATGCACCTGTGAATCTGATTCAGCAAATCCGTCTGACGAATAGTGGAAGTGTGACAGGCTGTAAAAAATTCTCGAAATGAATGATGACGATGCATCCAAAGAATTTCATGGGACCGATTCGCTTGGATACAATCCGCTTTCATTGAATGAATTAAGTCAAATTCCAAACTATTTCAAGAGAATGCGGCGGCATTTTGTCATGCATATTCATGGCGTACATGCCGAGTCATGAATCTGCTCGATAAGGAGGAGGCGAATATCGATAAATCTGGATAGTCAGCCGATTGACCCATCGATAGTGATTCCGTTGATATGGAAAGGTTACGAATGAGTACGACAGCTCGATACGATTCGATTGGCGGATTGTTTGAGGATTTCACGCAATCCGCCGCGCAGCGGGCCATCGAGGTCCGCACGATTTTCCACATGATTGGTGATGTTTCCGGCAAGTCGGTGCTGGATCTGGCTTGCGGATTCGGTTTTTTCGGGCGCGAAATCTACCGGCGCGGCGCGGCCGGCGTGGTCGGCGTGGATATCTCCGAGAAGATGATCGAGCTGGCCCGCGAGGAATCGCGCAAATACGGCGATCCGCTCGAATTCCACGTGCGCGACGTGGCGAACATGGAGCCGCTCGGGCAATTCGACCTGGTCAATGCCGCCTGGCTCTTCAATTACGCGGATTCGGTCGAGAACCTGCGCAAGATGTTCAAGGTGGTGCGCGCGAGCCTGAAGCCGGACGGCAAGCTGGTGGCCTATACCGTCGATCCCGATTTCTCGCTGGCCAAGGGCAATTTCGCGAAATACGGCGTGAACGTGCTCAACGAGCGCCCCTGGGGCCCCGGCCATCGCCACGATGCCGAGTTCGTCACCGAGCCGCCCAGCCCGTTCAGCTTCTATCGCTGGAGCCGCGCCGATTACGAAAGCGCGATCACCGAGGCGGGTTTTAGCCACTTCGAATGGCAAAAGCCGCTGCTCGGTGCCGACGACATCGCCACCCACCCGCCTGGTTTCTGGGACGTGTTCCAGAACAACTGCCTGCAGACCGGCCTGGTTTGCAAGCCCTGATATTCCAGAGGCGGACCGATCCGCCCCATTCGTCCAGACTCTGCGCAAATCGGCAAGGCATGGCAGCCCGCTAGCGTCTCTGCCGATGCGCGCGCATCTCCTGAACCTGAGAGGCCGAGCCATGAATCAATCCGATGATCATTCCGGCGTGAGCATCCGCACACGCATCAAGGTGCCGATTCGTCCGCGTTCGAGCGCGACGGCATTTGAAACCGAGATGGTGACCTTCAACGGTCTTTGCGACGGCGCCGAGCATATCGCGCTGGTGTTCGGCAAGATCGGCGAGGCGCCGCTGGTACGCCTGCATTCCGAATGCCTGACGGGCGACGTGTTCGGCTCCGCGCGCTGCGATTGCGGCGAACAGCTCGACGAGTCGGTCGCGCTGTTCGGCGAGCGCGGCGGCATCCTGCTCTACCTGCGCCAGGAAGGGCGCGGCATCGGGCTCTACAACAAGCTCGACGCGTATCGCCTGCAGATCTCGCAGGGGCTCGACACCTTCGCGGCCAATCGCGCGCTCAACTTCCCCGACGACCTGCGCGACTTCCGCGTGGCGGCCCAGATGCTCACGGCGCTCGGCGTCGGCGAGGTCTCGCTGGTCACCAACAACCCCGACAAGACCGCGCAACTGACCGATCACGGCATCAAGGTGCGCCAGGTGAAGTCGACCGGCGTGTTCGCCAACAGCGTCAACTTCGGTTATCTGCATGCGAAGGCGACCCAGCACCGGCATGCCATCAAGCTCAACGGAGAAATGCAATGATTGCCCATCGCAGCCCGATCAGCGGCATCGCCGCCCATCGCGACCAATACGTGCTGACGGCCGGCTACGACAACCAGGTGATCCTGTGGGACGCGAAGACGCAGCAGCCGCTGGCGCGCGCGATGCACGACCATCTCGCCAACCAGGGCGCGTTCTCGCCGAACGGCGACTACGTGGTGACCTCCTCGTCCGACTACACCGCGCGTCTGTGGACCGTGCCGAACCTGCGCCTGGTCGCGGTGTTCGCCGACCAGGAGGACGACGTCGAGATGAGCGTGTTCCATCCGTCCAAGCCGCTGGTGGCGACCGCTTCGCGCGACCATCGCGTGCGCGTCTATGACTTCTCCGGCCGGTTGGTGCAGACCTTCGCGGGGCATGCCGCCGACGTGATCTCGGTCGAGTGGATGAGCGATGCCGACGAGCTGGTCTCGTCGAGCGACGACGGCACCATCAAGCGCTGGTCGCTCGCCACCGGCGGCCTGGTCGGCGACGTCGACCTGAACGGCATCGAGACCGACACCATCGTGATCGCCCCGGACAGCCGCATCTTCGCCGGCAACGACGAAGGCGAGATCATCCTGATCGACGGCGATCGGCGTGCCACGCTCAAGGCGCACGACGCCGGCGTGAAGCGCCTGGTGCTCGACGGCCGGCGCGGCCTGCTGGTGTCGCTGTCCTACGACCGCACCATGCGGCTGTGGAAGGTCGGCGCGGGCATGCCCGAGGCCAGCGGCGGCACGCAACTGCCGCCCGAGGTCTGGCCGCGCTCCTGCTCGTTCGAGGGCGACGACCACATCGTGTTCTCGACCTTCCATTCCACCTATCGCCGCTACAACTGGAAGCTCTCGCGCTGGGACAGCCGCGAGATCGCGCCGACCCACGGCGCCAACGCGGCGATCGCGATCGACGGCAAGGTCTGGACCATCGGCGACGCGGGCGTGGTCCGCGTCGACGGCGTGGAGCATGCGAACACGCACAGCCTCTGCAACTTCCTGACGGTGGCGGGCGACGTGGTGTTGACCGGCGGCCAGCTCGGCAAGCTGTTCGACGCGCGCAGCGGGCGCGAGCTCTACCAGCACCGCTCGCCGCTCAACTGCGCGGCCAGCTTCGAGCACGAGGGGGTGACGCATGCGATCGTCGGCGCCTATACCGGCGAGGGCATCGTGCTGCGCGTCGAGGGCGACAAGGTGCGGCACGTGCGCGACCTGCCGCTGCATCCGAACGCGGTGAAGGGCGTGGCGCGCTCGGGCGACCTGCTGTTCTCGGTGGCGGCCGATGCCTCGGCGACCTGGGTGTGCTGCTCGACGCTGGAGATCGTCGCCACGCTGCCCGATGCGCACGACAAGATCGCCAATGGTTGCGCCGGCCTGGGCGAGGGCTACTTCGCCTCGATCAGCCGCGATCTCAAGCTGCGGATCTGGTCGCCCGACCAGCAGGTCGAGCTGATCGACACGCCGCACACGCATTCGATCAAGTGCGTGAGCGCGAGCGGCGACGGTCGTTACATCGCCACCGGCAGCTACTACGGGCGCGTGGCGATCTACGACCGCGTCGAGCGCCGCTGGAGCTTCGATGCGCGCGTGAGCACGGCGGGCGTGTCCTCGCTGAGCTTCGATCCCCTGTCGCGGCATTTCCTCGCCAGCTCCTACGACGGCCAGGTCTACCGCGTGCCGGCGATCCCGCGCTGAAGCCGGCCCGGCCGGCGCCCGCTGCGGCGGCCGCCGGCCGGCCTTTCGTCCGAGCGCGCGACGGCTGCCGCGCCGCGCGCGATTTGCCCATCCGATCCTGCAATCGACTGCTACCGACCATGACCATCACGTTGGCTGACAATCCGAACCGCCTCACCGATCGCGAGGCAATGGGCCTGCCCGAAACCTTCGTCGCGCGCACGCCGGCCGCGCTGCTCGCCGGCCACGAGGACCTGCTCGGCGCCGGCGCGCCCTGCCTGGTCGAGATCGTCGAGGATCCCGCCCAACCGTTCGCGCGCCGTCATGCGGCGGGCGCCTTGCTCGGCCTGCTCGGCGATCCGCGCATTCGTCCGCTCGAGCCGGTGATGCGGCGCATCGAGGCGGCGCGGGCGAGGATCGGCCTCGATCCCGCCGAGCTCGGGCGCGTGCTGGCCGAGTGGGAGCGGGTTGGCGTGATCGAGCCGTGGATCGCGAAGGAGTGCCCGGCCCACACCGTCGAGCTGGCCGCCTATGCGCTGATGCGCTATCCGGTCAGCAACCTCGAATACCGCCTGTTCCTCGAGGACACCGGCTCGACCGAGCTGCCGAGTTCCTGGGTCTTCGGCGTCTATCCGGCCGAACGCTCGAATCATCCGGTATGGTCGGTGTCGGCCGAGGCGGCCGACCACTATGCGCGCTGGCTCGCGCGCAAGACCGGGCGCGAGTTCCGGCTGCCGAGCGAGGCCGAATGGGAATACGCGGCGGCCGGCGGCGCGGCGCGCGAATATCC contains:
- a CDS encoding class I SAM-dependent methyltransferase — protein: MSTTARYDSIGGLFEDFTQSAAQRAIEVRTIFHMIGDVSGKSVLDLACGFGFFGREIYRRGAAGVVGVDISEKMIELAREESRKYGDPLEFHVRDVANMEPLGQFDLVNAAWLFNYADSVENLRKMFKVVRASLKPDGKLVAYTVDPDFSLAKGNFAKYGVNVLNERPWGPGHRHDAEFVTEPPSPFSFYRWSRADYESAITEAGFSHFEWQKPLLGADDIATHPPGFWDVFQNNCLQTGLVCKP
- a CDS encoding GTP cyclohydrolase II; translated protein: MNQSDDHSGVSIRTRIKVPIRPRSSATAFETEMVTFNGLCDGAEHIALVFGKIGEAPLVRLHSECLTGDVFGSARCDCGEQLDESVALFGERGGILLYLRQEGRGIGLYNKLDAYRLQISQGLDTFAANRALNFPDDLRDFRVAAQMLTALGVGEVSLVTNNPDKTAQLTDHGIKVRQVKSTGVFANSVNFGYLHAKATQHRHAIKLNGEMQ
- a CDS encoding WD40 repeat domain-containing protein, which codes for MIAHRSPISGIAAHRDQYVLTAGYDNQVILWDAKTQQPLARAMHDHLANQGAFSPNGDYVVTSSSDYTARLWTVPNLRLVAVFADQEDDVEMSVFHPSKPLVATASRDHRVRVYDFSGRLVQTFAGHAADVISVEWMSDADELVSSSDDGTIKRWSLATGGLVGDVDLNGIETDTIVIAPDSRIFAGNDEGEIILIDGDRRATLKAHDAGVKRLVLDGRRGLLVSLSYDRTMRLWKVGAGMPEASGGTQLPPEVWPRSCSFEGDDHIVFSTFHSTYRRYNWKLSRWDSREIAPTHGANAAIAIDGKVWTIGDAGVVRVDGVEHANTHSLCNFLTVAGDVVLTGGQLGKLFDARSGRELYQHRSPLNCAASFEHEGVTHAIVGAYTGEGIVLRVEGDKVRHVRDLPLHPNAVKGVARSGDLLFSVAADASATWVCCSTLEIVATLPDAHDKIANGCAGLGEGYFASISRDLKLRIWSPDQQVELIDTPHTHSIKCVSASGDGRYIATGSYYGRVAIYDRVERRWSFDARVSTAGVSSLSFDPLSRHFLASSYDGQVYRVPAIPR
- a CDS encoding formylglycine-generating enzyme family protein, whose translation is MTITLADNPNRLTDREAMGLPETFVARTPAALLAGHEDLLGAGAPCLVEIVEDPAQPFARRHAAGALLGLLGDPRIRPLEPVMRRIEAARARIGLDPAELGRVLAEWERVGVIEPWIAKECPAHTVELAAYALMRYPVSNLEYRLFLEDTGSTELPSSWVFGVYPAERSNHPVWSVSAEAADHYARWLARKTGREFRLPSEAEWEYAAAGGAAREYPWGDAFDPAAANTVEAGPLSTTPVGIFPAGRSVFGIDDLGGNVEEYVADDYRAYPGGDAIDDDLALTQGAYRVARGGSFTRFGDLARCARRHGRYQRDIYAMGFRLAETLR